From a single Adhaeribacter swui genomic region:
- a CDS encoding membrane or secreted protein — protein sequence MNLKLWKYSPWGVAIFLWLVTLPVHAITTPELVGAWSYGPATARTVIILTDNVMAVATYDLPGKKFISSYGGTWRIAGNTLHLKQEWNSAQPEQVGQEMSHPVQLIKNKLVLKNQTWNRLDDGKPGALRGAWVITGNYKDDQVSKRPNPFYPRRTMKVLSGTQFHWIAYNVETKQFLNAGGGTYTTDPNTYTETIEFFTKTPESVGKKVSFNYSFVNGDWRHRGEKSTGGPLDECWSKRETLEQ from the coding sequence ATGAACCTGAAACTTTGGAAATACAGCCCTTGGGGCGTAGCTATTTTTTTATGGTTAGTAACTTTGCCCGTTCACGCCATTACTACCCCGGAGCTGGTAGGGGCCTGGTCTTACGGGCCGGCTACGGCGCGTACGGTTATCATTCTTACCGACAACGTTATGGCGGTAGCTACTTATGACCTGCCCGGCAAGAAATTTATCAGTTCGTACGGCGGCACCTGGCGGATAGCGGGCAATACGCTGCATCTGAAACAAGAATGGAATTCGGCCCAGCCCGAGCAGGTAGGACAAGAAATGAGCCACCCGGTGCAACTGATTAAAAATAAATTAGTGCTGAAAAACCAAACCTGGAACCGCTTAGACGACGGCAAGCCCGGGGCTTTAAGGGGCGCCTGGGTAATTACGGGTAATTACAAGGATGACCAGGTAAGCAAACGGCCCAACCCGTTTTATCCCCGCCGAACCATGAAAGTACTATCGGGCACGCAGTTCCATTGGATTGCGTATAACGTAGAAACCAAACAATTTTTAAACGCTGGTGGCGGCACCTATACCACCGACCCTAACACTTATACCGAAACCATCGAATTCTTCACGAAAACGCCCGAAAGCGTGGGTAAAAAGGTTTCCTTCAACTACTCTTTCGTTAACGGCGACTGGCGGCACCGAGGCGAAAAATCCACGGGTGGCCCCCTGGACGAATGCTGGTCCAAACGGGAAACATTGGAACAATAA
- a CDS encoding toast rack family protein, translating to MKNFIPLTILSLFGAGVLMLTDCSPVQAQHTTSQSLDLKNVKTLQADIQINAGTLKLTAQNTSKADARFTYSKDAWKPQVKYNGEPDKGSLSIKQPEEKNTNMKDKDRNEWNIILPQGVATSLKLRMGAGESNVDLRGARLTRVVMDAGAGEFNVNLANTSVSELDVNAGVGEVNLDLSGKRNTDLKASINGGIGSLNLILPRQTGVRVKVNGLGGLDSNGLKKQGGYYVNEAYGKTPHTLEITINGGLGSVDLALEN from the coding sequence ATGAAAAACTTTATTCCACTTACGATTTTATCTTTATTTGGCGCGGGAGTGCTTATGCTTACGGATTGTTCCCCGGTGCAGGCCCAGCATACTACTTCGCAGAGCTTGGATTTAAAAAATGTAAAAACGCTGCAAGCCGATATCCAGATTAATGCTGGTACTTTAAAACTTACGGCGCAAAATACTTCTAAAGCTGATGCCCGGTTTACCTACAGCAAAGACGCCTGGAAACCCCAGGTAAAATACAACGGGGAACCCGATAAAGGCTCACTGTCGATTAAACAGCCCGAAGAGAAAAACACTAACATGAAAGATAAAGACCGGAATGAATGGAATATTATCTTACCGCAAGGTGTAGCTACCAGCCTGAAATTACGCATGGGAGCCGGCGAAAGCAACGTAGACCTGCGCGGTGCCAGACTGACCCGGGTAGTAATGGATGCCGGAGCCGGTGAATTTAACGTGAACCTGGCTAATACCTCGGTAAGTGAGCTAGACGTGAACGCCGGCGTAGGCGAAGTAAACCTGGACTTATCGGGCAAACGCAACACGGATTTAAAAGCCAGCATTAATGGCGGTATCGGCAGCTTAAACCTGATATTGCCGCGGCAAACCGGTGTGCGGGTAAAAGTAAACGGCTTGGGTGGCCTCGATAGCAACGGCCTTAAAAAACAAGGCGGCTATTACGTAAACGAAGCTTACGGCAAAACCCCACATACGCTGGAAATAACCATTAACGGTGGCCTGGGCAGCGTAGACTTAGCCCTGGAAAACTAA
- a CDS encoding nuclear transport factor 2 family protein, with translation MKKGFFLIFTLFVLALNTQAQTQSKDEKEVAAAVAKLRQGMLDGDKNALDQVTSADLTYGHSNGKLEDKATFISVLASGENDFVTMDVTDQTIKILGNTAIVRHNFSAQTNNGGTPGSTKLGVLLVWQKQQGKWKLVARQAFKLT, from the coding sequence ATGAAAAAAGGCTTTTTTTTAATTTTTACCTTATTTGTATTAGCCCTGAACACGCAGGCGCAAACCCAATCGAAAGATGAAAAAGAAGTAGCTGCTGCCGTAGCGAAGCTGCGCCAAGGCATGCTCGATGGCGACAAAAATGCGCTGGACCAAGTTACGTCTGCGGATTTAACCTACGGTCACTCTAACGGCAAGCTAGAAGATAAAGCCACTTTTATCAGCGTGTTAGCCAGCGGCGAAAACGATTTTGTGACCATGGATGTAACCGACCAAACCATTAAAATATTAGGCAATACCGCTATTGTACGCCATAACTTTTCGGCTCAGACTAATAACGGCGGTACGCCCGGCAGCACCAAGCTAGGGGTATTGTTAGTGTGGCAAAAGCAACAAGGCAAATGGAAATTAGTAGCCCGCCAAGCTTTTAAACTAACCTAA
- a CDS encoding outer membrane protein assembly factor BamB family protein: protein MNHRLKFLAAGLLLLGSCVQSGPEKNKTSLATNNEDWREYGGNKAGNRYSPLTQINTENVKNLTLAWSYDTGENNNPNERGGEIQCQPIVVNGILYGTTPRLKLFAVRAATGEQLWKFDPFAEPGKKPRFHPIRGVSYWEDGNDKRILYAAGPFLYAINALTGEKVASFGNNGEVDLHEGLGDRETFDHDVNSLSVDMTTPGVVYKDFLIVGSRVSEYGDAAPGYIRAFNIRSGKLKWVFHTIPRPGEYGYETWPKDAYKNMGGANAWSGLVVDEKRGIVYTGTGSAAVDFYGGARKGDNLFANSVLALDAQTGKRVWHFQTQHHDLWDRDLPCPPNLVTVKHNGKLVDAVVQATKDGLIFVFDRDTGTPLFPVKEVPVPTSPALPGEHPSPTQPIPTKPAPFARQELTEADITDRTPQARAYVLDRFQNSLRGSKYMPPSIEGSLFFGFGGGAEWGGNAADPDGILYQNSNEMLWWLKMRDMRNQDQGVVSKGKSLFNSTCAVCHGVDGKGSGGGDQAQAYPVLTDVGKRLTREQIAATIRTGRGRMPSFQHIPEQDREAIVNFLLNTEAKPNPGATASVATDFHNAGQNLKAGENSNFPYVPPFLNNGYTQFRDQDNYPAIKPPWGTMNAIDLNTGEYLWRVPLGEYPELTKKGIPPTGTENHGGPVVTAGGLVFIAATYDEKLRAFDKKTGKVVWEYQLPAGGFATPITYMVDGKQYVVIAAGGTRYRLKPGGTYVAFALP from the coding sequence ATGAATCACCGATTAAAATTCCTGGCAGCGGGTCTGCTGCTTTTGGGAAGCTGCGTACAATCCGGACCCGAAAAAAACAAAACCAGCTTAGCCACCAATAACGAAGATTGGCGGGAATACGGCGGCAACAAAGCCGGTAACCGCTACTCGCCCTTAACCCAGATTAACACCGAAAATGTTAAAAATTTAACATTAGCCTGGTCCTACGACACCGGCGAAAACAACAACCCCAACGAGCGCGGCGGCGAAATTCAATGCCAGCCCATTGTGGTAAACGGCATTTTATACGGCACTACACCTCGCCTTAAACTTTTTGCCGTGCGGGCCGCTACTGGCGAGCAGCTTTGGAAATTCGATCCTTTTGCCGAACCCGGTAAAAAGCCCCGGTTTCACCCAATCCGGGGCGTATCTTACTGGGAAGACGGCAACGATAAACGCATTTTGTATGCGGCCGGGCCGTTTTTGTACGCTATTAATGCCTTAACCGGCGAGAAAGTAGCCAGCTTTGGAAATAACGGCGAAGTAGATTTACACGAAGGCCTCGGTGACCGCGAAACCTTTGACCACGATGTGAATAGTTTGTCCGTGGATATGACGACGCCCGGCGTAGTGTACAAAGATTTTTTAATTGTGGGCTCACGCGTATCGGAATACGGCGATGCCGCGCCGGGTTACATCCGGGCTTTTAACATCCGTTCGGGTAAACTCAAGTGGGTGTTCCATACCATCCCAAGGCCCGGCGAGTACGGCTACGAAACCTGGCCCAAAGATGCTTACAAAAATATGGGCGGCGCCAACGCCTGGAGCGGTTTAGTAGTCGACGAAAAGCGGGGAATTGTGTATACCGGAACCGGTTCGGCGGCGGTAGATTTTTACGGCGGTGCCCGCAAAGGCGACAATTTATTCGCGAACTCGGTACTGGCCTTAGATGCGCAAACCGGGAAACGGGTGTGGCATTTCCAAACGCAGCACCACGACCTTTGGGACCGCGACTTGCCTTGCCCACCGAACCTCGTAACGGTAAAACATAACGGGAAACTGGTAGATGCGGTGGTACAGGCCACCAAAGACGGGTTAATTTTTGTTTTCGACCGCGATACGGGTACGCCTTTGTTTCCGGTAAAAGAAGTGCCGGTACCTACCAGCCCGGCTTTGCCCGGCGAGCATCCCTCACCTACGCAACCTATTCCTACCAAGCCGGCGCCGTTTGCCCGGCAGGAACTCACCGAAGCCGACATTACCGACCGCACGCCGCAAGCCCGAGCTTACGTGCTGGATCGTTTCCAAAACAGCTTGCGCGGCAGCAAATACATGCCGCCCAGCATAGAAGGATCGTTGTTTTTTGGTTTTGGTGGAGGCGCCGAATGGGGCGGCAATGCGGCCGATCCGGATGGTATTTTGTATCAGAACTCCAACGAAATGCTGTGGTGGCTGAAAATGCGTGACATGCGTAACCAGGACCAAGGGGTTGTTTCTAAAGGAAAATCACTGTTTAACAGTACCTGTGCGGTTTGCCACGGCGTAGACGGTAAAGGCAGCGGCGGCGGCGACCAGGCTCAGGCTTACCCGGTATTAACTGACGTGGGCAAACGGCTAACCCGCGAGCAAATTGCCGCTACCATTCGGACCGGTCGCGGCCGCATGCCGTCGTTCCAGCATATTCCGGAGCAGGACCGCGAAGCCATCGTTAACTTTTTACTGAATACCGAAGCGAAACCTAATCCGGGCGCTACGGCTTCGGTGGCCACTGATTTTCATAATGCGGGACAAAATTTAAAAGCCGGCGAGAACAGCAATTTTCCGTACGTGCCGCCTTTTTTAAACAACGGCTACACGCAATTCCGGGATCAGGATAATTATCCGGCCATAAAACCGCCTTGGGGCACCATGAACGCCATTGACTTAAATACCGGCGAATATCTGTGGCGCGTACCACTGGGCGAATACCCCGAGTTAACCAAGAAAGGCATTCCGCCTACCGGCACCGAAAACCACGGTGGCCCCGTAGTAACTGCCGGTGGCTTGGTATTTATTGCTGCCACTTACGACGAAAAATTACGGGCTTTTGATAAAAAAACCGGTAAAGTAGTATGGGAATATCAATTACCAGCCGGTGGTTTTGCCACGCCCATTACCTATATGGTAGACGGGAAACAATACGTAGTAATCGCGGCCGGTGGTACCCGTTACCGATTAAAACCCGGAGGAACTTACGTGGCTTTCGCATTACCGTAA
- a CDS encoding glycoside hydrolase family 140 protein, translated as MKQKFLFIAFISCFIASAIQAQIKVSPTNQYLTTRDGKPFFWLGDTDWEIFHRLTREEAEQVLETRKQQGFNVIQAVALAEFNGVREPNRYGDTPLLNDDPTKLAITPGTNPNNPDQYDYWDNVDFVIKKAAEKGMYIGLLPTWGDKVTPKWGDGPVIFNPENAETYGSILANRYKNQWNIIWILGGDRPAKYKSDREGQMKEYDQVPIWRAMARGIESVMGKDVFITYHPGGGPNSTSQQIHQEDWLDMNSFQSGHGNREAEAWDYVTRDLALTPKKPTLDMEPCYEEHPVNPWDGKWTRQSRGYFTAYDVRARIYRGVFAGACGVTYGHHSIWQFVNPKLYKTINLGDTLVTWQQALKAPAAGQMQFLKNLMLSRPYLTRVADQSLIVSDKGSTYVDVITATRDEQSAYAFIYLPQNKPVTVDVAKITGKTKNIWWYNPSTGKATAEKTIQANDKQTFTPPSEGKDWVLVIDDASKKFKMPGKL; from the coding sequence ATGAAGCAAAAGTTTCTTTTCATTGCTTTTATAAGCTGTTTTATTGCCAGCGCCATCCAGGCGCAAATTAAAGTAAGCCCGACTAATCAGTATTTAACTACCCGGGATGGGAAACCTTTCTTTTGGCTAGGCGATACCGATTGGGAAATATTTCACCGGCTCACCCGAGAAGAAGCCGAACAAGTATTAGAAACCCGCAAACAACAAGGTTTTAACGTAATCCAAGCCGTGGCTTTAGCCGAATTTAACGGCGTACGGGAACCTAACCGCTACGGCGATACCCCTTTACTAAACGACGACCCAACGAAACTAGCCATAACACCGGGCACCAACCCGAACAATCCCGACCAATACGATTACTGGGATAATGTAGATTTTGTAATTAAAAAAGCTGCCGAAAAAGGCATGTACATTGGTTTATTACCCACTTGGGGCGATAAAGTTACCCCGAAATGGGGCGACGGCCCGGTAATTTTCAATCCGGAAAACGCCGAAACCTACGGTAGCATCCTGGCCAATCGCTACAAAAACCAATGGAATATTATCTGGATTTTAGGCGGTGACCGCCCGGCAAAATATAAATCAGACCGAGAAGGTCAAATGAAAGAGTACGACCAGGTGCCTATTTGGCGGGCCATGGCCCGAGGCATTGAAAGTGTTATGGGGAAAGATGTTTTTATCACCTATCACCCGGGCGGCGGCCCCAATTCTACTTCGCAGCAAATTCATCAGGAAGATTGGCTCGACATGAATTCGTTTCAATCGGGTCACGGCAACCGCGAAGCCGAAGCCTGGGATTATGTAACCCGCGATTTAGCGCTTACACCCAAAAAGCCTACCCTGGACATGGAGCCTTGCTACGAAGAACACCCGGTAAACCCCTGGGACGGCAAATGGACTCGCCAAAGCCGCGGTTACTTTACCGCTTACGATGTTCGGGCGCGCATTTACCGGGGCGTATTTGCCGGCGCTTGCGGCGTTACTTACGGGCACCACAGTATCTGGCAATTTGTTAACCCCAAGCTGTACAAAACCATTAACCTCGGCGACACTTTAGTAACCTGGCAACAAGCCTTAAAAGCGCCGGCGGCCGGGCAAATGCAATTTTTAAAAAATCTGATGTTATCGCGGCCGTATTTAACCCGCGTGGCCGACCAAAGCCTGATTGTTTCGGATAAAGGCAGCACCTACGTAGATGTAATAACCGCCACCCGCGATGAGCAAAGCGCTTATGCTTTTATTTATTTACCGCAAAACAAACCCGTAACGGTTGATGTGGCTAAAATTACCGGTAAGACTAAAAATATTTGGTGGTATAATCCAAGCACCGGAAAAGCAACTGCCGAAAAAACGATCCAAGCAAATGATAAACAAACGTTTACTCCGCCATCCGAAGGCAAAGATTGGGTATTGGTCATTGATGATGCTTCTAAAAAATTCAAAATGCCGGGTAAATTGTGA
- a CDS encoding RagB/SusD family nutrient uptake outer membrane protein has product MKKLNILLLAAMLATGTGCKDYLDEETNGALLGAQALSSQQGLEAALTGAYKGWANTWGTGFIHATAVAATMGGDDITTHKASNKADFREFDQFNVPATNQRTQALYSGCYKAIQGANNVIANYKNTTGDAAIISSIAGEAHFIRAVSYYWLTRLYGSIPLITQAEFSDDLLTVGKTAPAEIYKLIEADLLEAEKLVPDARRNGEPGRPNKGTVKAYLADVYLTEAGYPLKQTEKYALAAAKAKEVIDNKATYGFDLLPTYAAVFENDPLKNGNAETVFQISTFQGNGSTTNANYGWSAMPGEESGWDDFFAEINFFNNFPEGPRKDVTFRTTFKKADGTTIPWQQSQTQHPYYQKYYIKGEVKNWASSVPESMMRYAHVLTIYAEAQARATGTPDDLAYTSINAIRTRAGLEPLQGLSGEAFAAAVVQERAWEFAAERTRWFDLVRLEMVEAANANKHPNDLQPIGSIAKEDYVFPLPFSETSVNPNLK; this is encoded by the coding sequence ATGAAAAAATTAAATATATTATTACTGGCGGCGATGCTGGCAACCGGCACCGGCTGTAAAGATTACCTCGATGAGGAAACTAACGGCGCCTTATTGGGTGCCCAGGCTTTAAGTTCGCAACAAGGCCTGGAAGCGGCTTTAACCGGCGCTTACAAAGGTTGGGCCAATACCTGGGGAACTGGTTTTATTCATGCTACGGCAGTAGCGGCCACCATGGGCGGCGACGATATTACCACGCACAAAGCCAGTAACAAAGCCGACTTCCGGGAGTTCGACCAATTTAACGTACCGGCTACCAACCAAAGAACCCAGGCGCTTTACAGCGGTTGCTATAAAGCCATTCAGGGAGCCAACAACGTTATTGCCAATTACAAAAACACCACCGGTGATGCCGCCATTATCAGTTCTATTGCCGGCGAAGCGCATTTTATCCGGGCAGTATCTTACTACTGGCTCACCCGCTTGTACGGCAGCATTCCGTTAATTACGCAAGCCGAGTTTTCGGATGATTTGTTAACCGTGGGCAAAACCGCTCCGGCGGAGATTTATAAATTAATTGAAGCCGATTTACTCGAAGCAGAAAAGTTAGTACCCGATGCCCGGCGTAACGGCGAACCAGGCCGGCCGAATAAAGGCACCGTAAAAGCTTATTTAGCCGATGTATACCTCACCGAAGCGGGCTACCCTCTAAAGCAAACCGAGAAATACGCCCTGGCCGCTGCGAAAGCCAAAGAAGTAATTGATAATAAAGCCACTTACGGCTTTGATTTATTACCAACTTACGCGGCCGTTTTCGAAAATGATCCGCTGAAAAACGGTAACGCCGAAACCGTATTCCAGATTTCAACTTTCCAAGGTAATGGTTCTACTACCAATGCCAATTACGGCTGGTCGGCCATGCCGGGTGAGGAAAGCGGTTGGGATGATTTCTTCGCCGAAATCAACTTTTTTAATAATTTCCCGGAAGGCCCCCGCAAAGACGTTACTTTCCGGACTACTTTTAAGAAAGCCGATGGCACTACCATTCCGTGGCAGCAAAGCCAAACCCAGCACCCGTATTATCAGAAATACTACATCAAAGGCGAAGTGAAAAACTGGGCCTCGTCGGTACCGGAATCTATGATGCGCTACGCCCACGTGCTCACCATTTACGCCGAAGCGCAAGCCCGCGCCACCGGCACTCCTGATGACTTGGCTTATACTTCCATTAACGCCATCCGTACGCGGGCAGGCTTAGAGCCTTTGCAAGGTTTATCCGGTGAGGCATTTGCCGCGGCAGTGGTGCAGGAACGCGCCTGGGAATTTGCCGCCGAAAGAACCCGCTGGTTTGACTTGGTACGTCTGGAAATGGTTGAAGCCGCTAACGCCAACAAACACCCCAACGATTTGCAACCTATCGGAAGCATCGCCAAGGAAGATTACGTATTCCCGCTGCCATTCTCCGAAACATCGGTTAACCCTAACTTAAAGTAA
- a CDS encoding SusC/RagA family TonB-linked outer membrane protein: protein MKIPYNLGAGRPLFSRLALVPALVLALALDANATPEKVAAATTKNIVAETLTGSVKDTKGVALPGVTVLLKGSSTGTTTDANGNFTLQVPSLSGTLVFSFIGYSAKEVAITGTGPFNVTLEDNAKSLEEVVVVGYGTQRKTDVTGALTSISTKEFAQQPVTRVDQVLQGRAAGVQVTQAGGAPGGEARVRIRGANSVLGNNDPLYVVDGFVGADFTTVNPNDIESIQVLKDAASTSIYGSRGANGVVIITTKKGTKGGFNVTYEGQASTSEVIKKWDVLGAADFAEITNQRSAALGSSPIFTQAQIDEYRANGGTDWQDLVFRRSWGQQHQLSVSGGNDKTTFLLSANYLNQDGIIENTGYKRYIVRSNINSQLNDKISLRLNISGTRIQNHNTGLTGGTANPVVQALAWSPTTKPYDANGKIIASDPVGSVATNPVALLYDRNSDVDRNIANIVGGVNFKLPVNGLALDLQYAVNYANTQGKYFNGVDVTRGNPNANRTSNEQINLQSTNSLTYTRSFNEVHNINAVAVFEAQQFSDNGFSATGNTLTFPTLGYYNLPLANSYTVGSGFTKWTLLSYLGRVNYSFKDKYLLTASVRRDGSSKFAENNRYSVFPSVAVGYNLAEEDFLKNTNLFSTLKVRGSWGMTGSQAINPYATLSTYNTNAPVAFNNGRVVSGIQLGNPGNLNLKWETTKQTDVGVEMGFLNGRITLEADYFVKHTTDLLLNRSLPAYVGGGTQTINVGEIENKGFEFSLGATVLESEGLNWTSNLNMSLVKNRVVSLGGIAERIPQGTGVGAGMSTTSEFMLVPGRSLGSYWGYKYLGTWKPNEAEEAKRYKANPGDSRYEDVDNDGAINANDFQIIGRGIPTTTAGWNNTFTYKNLTLNLFFQGVFGIDKLNYTRAAAMSGSGDARQYILSEIKDRYIPGVNETSDIPAFSSTNVVFTQSSRFIENGNYIRLKNVSLSYNLPASVIGKGNIKVFASGVNLLTFTKYKGIDPESSNIGASTDTAQGIDYGAYPNSKTYTVGLNLSF, encoded by the coding sequence ATGAAAATCCCTTACAATTTAGGAGCGGGCCGACCCTTGTTTTCGCGCTTGGCTTTAGTGCCCGCCTTAGTCCTGGCTTTAGCCCTGGACGCCAACGCTACACCAGAAAAAGTAGCGGCGGCAACTACCAAAAACATAGTAGCCGAAACCCTAACCGGTTCGGTGAAAGACACCAAAGGTGTAGCCCTGCCGGGAGTAACCGTTTTACTAAAAGGCTCCAGCACCGGTACTACTACTGATGCCAACGGTAACTTTACGTTACAAGTACCTTCTTTATCGGGAACTTTAGTTTTCTCTTTTATCGGCTATTCGGCCAAAGAAGTAGCCATTACGGGCACTGGTCCGTTTAATGTAACCTTAGAAGACAATGCCAAATCGCTGGAAGAAGTAGTGGTGGTGGGTTACGGTACGCAACGCAAAACCGACGTTACCGGCGCTTTAACCTCTATTTCCACGAAAGAATTTGCCCAGCAACCCGTTACCCGCGTAGACCAGGTTTTACAAGGCCGCGCGGCCGGCGTACAAGTAACCCAGGCCGGTGGCGCTCCGGGCGGTGAAGCCCGCGTACGTATCCGGGGAGCCAACTCCGTGTTGGGTAACAACGACCCTTTGTACGTGGTAGATGGTTTTGTAGGAGCCGATTTTACCACCGTTAACCCCAACGATATTGAGTCTATACAGGTATTGAAAGATGCGGCTTCTACGTCTATTTACGGTAGCCGGGGTGCCAACGGGGTAGTTATTATTACTACTAAAAAAGGCACCAAAGGCGGCTTTAACGTAACCTACGAAGGCCAGGCTTCTACCTCGGAAGTAATTAAAAAATGGGATGTGCTGGGAGCGGCTGATTTTGCCGAAATTACCAACCAGCGTTCCGCGGCTTTAGGCTCTTCGCCTATTTTCACGCAGGCCCAAATTGATGAGTACCGCGCGAATGGCGGCACCGACTGGCAAGACCTGGTATTCCGGCGCTCCTGGGGGCAACAACACCAATTAAGCGTATCGGGGGGTAACGATAAAACTACCTTCCTGTTATCTGCCAACTACCTGAACCAGGATGGCATTATTGAAAACACCGGCTACAAACGCTATATCGTTCGTTCCAACATCAACTCGCAACTAAATGACAAAATCTCATTACGCTTAAACATATCGGGTACCCGCATCCAGAACCACAATACCGGCTTAACCGGTGGTACCGCCAACCCGGTAGTACAAGCGCTGGCCTGGTCGCCGACAACCAAGCCGTACGACGCTAACGGTAAAATAATTGCTTCGGATCCGGTAGGTTCGGTGGCTACCAACCCGGTGGCTTTACTCTACGACCGGAACTCTGACGTAGACCGCAACATTGCCAATATTGTAGGCGGTGTTAATTTTAAATTACCGGTAAATGGTTTGGCTTTAGACCTGCAATACGCGGTTAATTACGCCAATACCCAAGGCAAATACTTTAACGGGGTAGATGTAACCCGGGGAAACCCCAATGCCAACCGTACTTCTAACGAGCAAATTAATTTACAAAGCACCAACTCGCTGACGTATACACGCAGCTTCAACGAAGTACATAACATTAATGCGGTAGCCGTATTTGAAGCGCAGCAATTTTCCGACAACGGTTTTTCTGCTACCGGTAACACCTTAACCTTCCCAACTTTAGGCTATTACAATCTGCCTTTAGCTAACTCGTACACCGTAGGCTCTGGCTTTACCAAATGGACTTTGCTCTCTTACCTGGGCCGGGTAAATTATTCTTTTAAAGATAAATACCTGTTGACTGCCTCCGTACGGCGCGATGGTTCTTCTAAGTTTGCGGAAAATAACCGGTACAGTGTATTCCCGTCGGTAGCTGTTGGTTATAATCTGGCCGAAGAAGATTTTTTAAAAAATACCAATTTGTTCAGCACCTTAAAAGTAAGAGGAAGCTGGGGTATGACGGGTAGCCAGGCGATTAACCCCTACGCTACTTTATCAACCTATAATACCAACGCCCCGGTTGCGTTTAATAATGGCAGGGTAGTTAGTGGTATTCAGTTAGGTAACCCCGGTAACTTAAACCTGAAATGGGAAACTACCAAGCAAACCGATGTGGGCGTGGAAATGGGCTTCCTGAATGGCCGGATTACTTTAGAAGCGGATTATTTTGTGAAGCATACCACTGATTTGTTGCTGAACCGGTCTTTGCCGGCCTACGTGGGTGGCGGAACCCAAACCATTAACGTGGGTGAAATAGAAAACAAAGGTTTCGAGTTTTCGTTGGGTGCTACCGTGCTGGAATCTGAAGGCTTAAACTGGACCAGTAACCTGAACATGTCGCTGGTTAAAAACCGGGTAGTTAGCTTGGGCGGAATTGCCGAACGCATTCCGCAGGGTACAGGCGTTGGAGCCGGTATGTCTACTACCAGTGAATTTATGTTAGTTCCGGGCCGTTCTTTAGGTTCTTACTGGGGTTATAAATACCTGGGCACCTGGAAACCAAACGAAGCCGAGGAAGCGAAGAGATACAAAGCCAATCCCGGCGATTCGCGGTACGAAGACGTAGATAACGATGGAGCCATTAACGCCAACGATTTCCAGATTATTGGTAGAGGTATTCCTACCACTACTGCCGGCTGGAACAACACCTTCACTTACAAGAATCTAACTTTAAACTTATTCTTCCAGGGCGTATTTGGCATTGATAAGTTAAACTATACCCGCGCAGCAGCCATGTCGGGTAGCGGCGATGCCCGCCAGTACATCTTGTCAGAAATTAAAGACCGTTACATTCCTGGGGTAAACGAAACTTCCGATATTCCGGCCTTTAGCTCTACCAACGTGGTGTTTACGCAATCGAGCCGGTTCATAGAAAACGGAAATTACATTCGCTTAAAGAACGTGAGTTTATCGTATAATCTGCCGGCTTCGGTAATTGGCAAAGGCAACATTAAAGTATTTGCCAGCGGCGTTAACTTATTAACGTTTACCAAATACAAAGGCATCGACCCGGAATCCAGCAACATTGGCGCTTCTACCGACACGGCCCAGGGCATCGACTACGGCGCTTATCCTAATTCCAAAACCTACACTGTGGGTTTAAACCTGTCTTTTTAA